In Azoarcus sp. PA01, the sequence AGCGCGCCTATCCCGGCGCGACGTGGTGACAACGTGGTAAGTGAGGCAGCGATGGTCGACTTGCGCGAATGCAGCGAGAGAGTGTGGGGCTGGCTCGCCGACGTGCCGGATCCCGAAATTCCGGTCATTTCCATCGTCGATCTGGGGATCGTGAGGGAGGTGAACTGGCACGACGAGCCGGCCGGAGCGGTGTGCGAGGTGGTGATCACGCCGACGTATTCGGGATGCCCGGCGACGGAAGTCATCGGCCGCTCCATCGAGGAGGCGCTGCGTGAGCGGGGGGTGGAGCGGGTGCGGCTCGAAAGCCGCATCGCGCCGGCCTGGACGACGGACTGGCTGACCAGCGAGGGTCGCCGGAAGCTGCAGGAATACGGCATCGCGCCGCCTGCCCGTCGTGCCGACGGCCGGCAGGTGATCGACATCAGCGGGCTGCGCCGGCGTACGGCCGATGACGCGCCCGCCGCATGTCCGCACTGCGGCTCGACGCACACCGAGCCGATCAGCCGCCATGGTTCGACCCCGTGCAAGGCGCTTCATCGCTGCCTCGACTGCCGCGAGCCGTTCGACTACTTCAAGTGCCACTGAGAAAGGCACAGCAAAGGAGCAAGAGATGAGCAAGTTTCACGATATCCGGGTCGCCAGTGTGCGCCCCGAGACCCGCGACGCGATCGTCGTCACCTTCGACGTGCCGCCGTCGCTCGCGGAAGCGTTCCACTACGCCCCCGGCCAGCACTTGACCCTGCGCACCGAGATCGGCGGTGAGGACGTGCGCCGTTCGTATTCGATCTGTTCAGGCGCCGACGAGCGCGCGTTG encodes:
- the paaJ gene encoding phenylacetate-CoA oxygenase subunit PaaJ: MVDLRECSERVWGWLADVPDPEIPVISIVDLGIVREVNWHDEPAGAVCEVVITPTYSGCPATEVIGRSIEEALRERGVERVRLESRIAPAWTTDWLTSEGRRKLQEYGIAPPARRADGRQVIDISGLRRRTADDAPAACPHCGSTHTEPISRHGSTPCKALHRCLDCREPFDYFKCH